One region of Purpureocillium takamizusanense chromosome 4, complete sequence genomic DNA includes:
- the SYG1 gene encoding Xenotropic and polytropic retrovirus receptor 1 (COG:U~EggNog:ENOG503NTYU~TransMembrane:9 (i463-484o504-528i549-569o575-594i606-622o664-681i702-719o725-751i772-792o)) yields MKFAKELERDAVPEWRIKYLNYKAGKKYVKGVSRAINRTPRGLSNRTPSFFRSTPAGRTSGAEQSQSHSASIAARGAPGRAPPSSSEARPIPAASPAEHEALRGDGDNLHYGSFVATPPVSSPLNPEDGHPKFELPAPALHPPPDSPEPSQSTGTLRKSLSRWTMTRKESKAAVAGMRNTARNDQVTTPKRPATATFGESPSRITRILSHASATLPRSDTTVQNIDQVRQKEREFYDFMDSELDKVESFYKMKEEQAGKRLTVLREQLHEMRNRRIQEMVDDEQDDNAAHSNGHENGGDKSNGWVHPFKAKIFPPGPNSQALRNMPRTPFLPPSASAETRRDYSRRPPSHDVSYRTAKRKLKLALQEFYRGLELLKSYALLNRTAFRKLNKKFDKAANARPPLRYMTEKVNKAWFVNSDVLDGHIKAVEDLYARYFERGNHKLAAGKLRSLAKKPSDESGSSFLNGFLIGVAIVFTVQGLVSGVKLLSDVDELVRSETGYLLQLYGGYFLMLLMYSLFCINCFVWTRNKVNYPFIFEFDQRSHLDWRRLAEFPSFFFLLLGMFMWVNFSRYGREWVYTTCPALLVAITGAIILFPAPVLAHKSRQWFVYSHWRLLLAGIYPVEFRDFFLGDMYCSLTYCMANIELFFCLYSNEWVGPDQCNSNHSRLLGFLITLPPIWRFLQCLRRYKDTRNVFPHLVNGGKYTMTIVSSVLLSLYRIHATSTTFALYITFSIINSVYVSIWDLFMDFSLLQTHSRHFLLRDILALKRRWPYYTIMVIDPILRFSWIFYAIFTHNAQHSTIVSFMVSLMEVTRRGIWALFRVENEHCANVSQYKASRDVPLPYRIEPLMDRASSESSPMLEDEDQHHQDVPQSASTSTAVASTLGTLRRRPDTGSRRFSKILAEAHKQDFEKRRKPMDDSVAEDEEQDVNSDDEEEDEEDATRLMEVRESRQLRGGLKDGNV; encoded by the exons ATGAAGTTCgccaaggagctggagcgggaTGCGGTGCCAG AGTGGCGGATCAAGTACCTCAACTACAAAGCTGGCAAGAAATATGTCAAGGGCGTGTCCCGGGCCATCAACCGAACACCTCGCGGCCTGAGCAACCGGACGCCGTCCTTCTTCCGATCGACGCCCGCTGGCCGAACGTCAGGGGCCGAGCAGTCCCAGTCCCACTCGGCAAGCAtcgcagctcgaggcgccccgggccgggcgccgccatcttcgtcTGAAGCACGGCCCATTCCCGCGGCCTCCCCGGCCGAGCATGAGGCTTTGAGAGGCGATGGAGACAACCTTCATTATGGGAGCTTCGTTGCCACACCGCCCGTGTCGAGCCCTCTCAACCCCGAAGATGGCCACCCCAAGTTTGAGCTCCCAGCTCCAGCTTTGCATCCACCTCCGGACTCTCCAGAGCCATCCCAGTCGACGGGCACGCTGCGCAAGAGCCTCAGCCGCTGGACGATGACACGCAAGGAGTCCAAGGCCGCTGTTGCGGGCATGCGCAACACCGCTCGCAACGACCAGGTCACAACACCGAAACGGCCAGCAACCGCGACCTTTGGCGAATCGCCGTCGCGCATCACCCGCATCCTGTCTCACGCGTCGGCGACCCTGCCGAGATCCGACACCACCGTCCAGAACATCGACCAGGTACGACAGAAAGAACGTGAGTTCTACGATTTCATGGATTCAGAGCTCGACAAAGTCGAAAGCTTCTACAAGATGAAGGAAGAACAAGCTGGGAAACGCCTCACTGTCCTGAGAGAGCAGCTGCACGAGATGCGAAATCGACGCATTCAGGAAATGGTGGACGATGAACAAGACGACAACGCCGCTCACAGCAACGGCCATGAGAACGGTGGCGACAAGTCAAACGGCTGGGTCCATCCATTCAAGGCTAAAATCTTTCCGCCTGGACCTAACTCTCAGGCACTGCGCAACATGCCCCGGACGCCGTTtttgccgcccagcgcgtcaGCCGAGACAAGGCGCGACTACAGTCGAAGACCGCCCAGCCACGACGTCTCATATCGGACAGCAAAGCGAAAACTGAAACTGGCCCTTCAGGAGTTCTACCGAGGGCTTGAACTACTCAAGTCGTACGCGCTCCTGAACCGGACCGCGTTTCGGAAGCTGAACAAGAAGTTTGACAAGGCGGCAAACGCCAGGCCGCCCCTGCGTTACATGACGGAGAAAGTCAACAAGGCGTGGTTTGTCAACAGCGATGTGCTCGACGGGCACATCAAGGCGGTTGAAGATTTGTACGCTCGCTACTTTGAGCGTGGAAATCACAAGCTTGCCGCCGGAAAGTTGCGCAGCCTGGCCAAAAAACCCTCTGATGAGTCAGGCAGCTCCTTCTTAAACGGGTTCCTCATTGGCGTCGCGATAGTGTTCACGGTTCAAGGGCTCGTGTCCGGCGTCAAACTACTTTCTGACGTGGACGAGCTCGTTAGATCGGAGACAGGCTATTTGCTGCAACTTTACGGGGGCTACTTCCTCATGCTCCTAATGTACTCATTGTTCTGCATCAACTGTTTTGTGTGGACACGGAACAAGGTCAACTACCCTTTTATCTTCGAATTCGACCAGCGGAGCCACCTGGACTGGCGGCGCCTGGCCGAGTTTCcaagcttcttcttcctgcttCTGGGCATGTTCATGTGGGTGAATTTCAGCCGGTATGGGCGGGAATGGGTATATACCACTTGCCCTGCTCTTCTCGTTGCAATTAccggcgccatcatcttGTTTCCGGCACCCGTGCTGGCTCACAAGAGTCGGCAGTGGTTTGTGTATTCCCAT TGGCGCCTGTTGCTGGCTGGCATATACCCAGTCGAATTCCGCGACTTTTTTCTTGGTGACATGTACTGTTCTCTAACGTACTGCATGGCT AATATTGAGCTGTTCTTCTGCCTGTACTCGAATGAGTGGGTGGGCCCTGATCAGTGCAATTCTAATCACTCGCGCCTTCTGGGTTTCCTCATAACACTTCCACCTATCTGGCGGTTTCTGCAGTGTCTACGACGTTACAAGGACACGCGAAACGTATTCCCGCACCTTGTCAACGGCGGCAAATACACCATGACCATTGTATCGTCGGTCTTGCTCTCTCTGTATCGCATCCACGCTACATCCACAACCTTCGCGTTGTACATAACTTTTTCCATCATCAATAGCGTCTACGTCT CGATTTGGGATCTGTTTATGGATTTCTCCCTTTTGCAAACACATTCCCGGCATTTCCTTCTGCGCGATATCCTGGCGCTGAAGCGACGCTGGCCCTACTATACCATTATGGTGATTGATCCGATACTCCGGTTTTCATGGATTTTCTACGCAATTTTCACGCACAACGCCCAGCACTCTACGATTGTGTCGTTCATGGTGTCACTTATGGAGGTTACACGCCGTGGCATCTGGGCATTGTTTCGCGTGGAAAATGAGCATTGCGCAAACGTGTCGCAATACAAGGCGTCACGCGACGTGCCGCTTCCGTACCGCATCGAGCCCCTGATGGACCGCGCCAGCAGTGAATCTAGCCCGATgctggaagacgaggaccAGCATCATCAGGACGTCCCGcagtcggcctcgacctccacAGCGGTGGCTAGCACCCTGGGAACGCTGAGACGTCGACCGGACACCGGCTCGCGCAGATTCTCCAAGATTCTGGCCGAGGCACACAAGCAGGATTTTGAGAAGCGGCGTAAGCCCATGGACGACTCGGTCGCAGAGGACGAAGAGCAGGACGTCAACagtgatgacgaggaggaagacgaggaggacgccaCCAGACTCATGGAAGTGCGCGAATCGCGCCAGCTTCGAGGGGGTCTGAAAGATGGAAATGTATGA
- a CDS encoding Urea carboxylase (COG:E~COG:I~TransMembrane:1 (o981-1003i)~EggNog:ENOG503NVGW), which produces MNDLKLRAILVANRGEIACRIIQTCRRLGIRTVAVYSSVDSDSLHVTAADESCLLAGDPTTAYLDGEQIISIAKARDTQAIIPGYGFLSENAAFARAVVAAGLIFVGPPSEAIETFGVKHTARELAVAAGVPVVPGSQGLLETEEAAASSAQEIGYPVMLKATAGGGGMGLFVCNDESDLRRNFATAKSRGAALFKDAGVFLERYIPSSRHIEVQVFGNGLGHAISFGERECSIQRRHQKLVEECPSPFVVNKHPALREKLTSCAVQLAKSVKYGSLGTVEFLVDDETGDFFFLEMNTRIQVEHGITELCYGLDLVELMLRQADRELQGLGGLDDGVLDSLQLQALKPNGHAIEVRLCAENPARDFAPSPGLLQEVVWHRLSGTRVDTWARAGTQIGIGYDPLIAKVMQWSPDRERTIRELQEVLDGSTIRGPPTNLEFLRQLARDETFLNGQTTTQFLEAFKPNFSGIEVISGGSYTLVQDYPGRPTVGHGFGHAGPMDPIALQAANILAGNPVGTEGLEITLTGPELLFVSDAIVALCGPVIPAQLDGQDFPRWTRSLIRAGQRLTMGRMSSGCRVYLAVHGGFTNVAVWLGSKSTNPMTGIGGYQGRPLRTGDFLATLDSGNLPKVEQKGIPGHLVPSYTNAPCWHIQVMPGPYETGYLSERGLEEFYETPWEVSHNAARGGIRLIGPRPHFARTDGGDGGAHPSNVIEYGYPIGGINWTGDEAVIFPVDCPDFGGFICSATVVNADMWKLGQLRPGDVVRFERTSLDDALEQRRRQDEYLRQLERGLETGWEGCKEFDTGAIGASSTNSGSDVVKELQATSSRPNVTYRCGGDDYLLVDYGDGRFDLNHKCRATALQKLIEQTDGLVSLYDPAGVGAIVNMVGCGNSLAITYNGLKLPRDLLVDTLVKLEDGLGDMRHAKLPNRRFRLPVTFTHRKLGECIERYTANQRSLASYLPDPFAFLAEANDMTPTELKQTLLSLESIIIGVGFFMALPLCLPVDPRHRLRSPKMNPSRTYTPEGTFSWGGSCIAVYPVDCPGGYMPLGMTIPGLDLYGAKKGFRPQTPWMFDSMDVVCFYEVGEDEYDAKMAQFRAGMYEFEVEQSVFDMAEHNRLLEDTAAEARRVASSRAVAQEQMAHREEECLAKWREQKDADRLQMNPAVSLENDPNLQIIRAPMTANVWKVLVEEGQTLAAGQVVAILEAMKMEVNVHADQKLVAGTVSKVLVAPGDIVEGGRPMMLVQRQQA; this is translated from the exons ATGAACGATTTGAAGCTCCGGGCCATCTTGGTGGCCAATCGAGGCGAAATCGCATGTCGAATCATTCAGACTTGCAG GAGACTTGGGATCCGAACCGTGGCAGTGTATAGCAGTGTCGATAGCGATTCTCTAcacgtcaccgccgccgatgagAGCTGTCTGCTTGCTGGAGATCCAACGACGGCGTATCTTGACGG AGAGCAAATTATTTCTATAGCAAAAGCTCGCGATACGCAGGCAATCATCCCAGGCTATGGCTTCCTGTCCGAGAACGCCGCCTTTGCTCGCGCGGTCGTAGCCGCTGGACTCATCTTCGTCGGGCCTCCATCCGAGGCCATTGAGACCTTTGGCGTGAAGCACACAGCGCGGGAGctcgcagtcgcagccggAGTCCCAGTGGTGCCCGGGAGCCAGGGTCTGCTCGAGACCGAAGAAGCCGCGGCATCCTCCGCCCAGGAGATCGGTTATCCTGTCATGCTGAAGGCTAccgccggcggaggaggaatgGGACTCTTTGTGTGCAACGATGAGTCGGACCTGAGACGGAACTTTGCCACGGCAAAGTCGCGGGGAGCGGCCTTGTTCAAAGACGCTGGCGTTTTCCTCGAGCGGTACATACCCTCGAGTCGTCACATCGAGGTGCAAGTCTTTGGGAACGGGCTGGGTCATGCGATAAGCTTCGGCGAGCGCGAGTGCTCCATTCAGAGGCGGCACCAGAAGCTGGTTGAAGAATGCCCAAGCCCTTTCGTCGTCAACAAGCACCCAGCTCTGAGAGAAAAGCTGACGAGCTGTGCGGTCCAACTGGCCAAGAGCGTCAAATATGGGTCTCTCGGGACGGTCGagttcctcgtcgacgacgagactGGCGACTTTTTCTTTCTTGAGATGAACACCAGGATACAGGTCGAGCATGGCATCACCGAGTTGTGCTACGGGCTGGACCTCGTGGAGCTCATGCTACGCCAGGCCGATCGCGAGCTGCAGGGCCTCGGGGgtctcgacgacggtgtCCTGGACTCGCTGCAGCTTCAAGCCTTGAAACCAAACGGCCACGCCATCGAAGTGCGACTGTGCGCTGAGAATCCGGCGAGGGACTTCGCACCAAGCCCGGGCCTGTTGCAAGAGGTCGTGTGGCACAGGCTGTCGGGCACCCGCGTCGACACATGGGCCCGCGCCGGAACGCAAATCGGCATAGGCTACGATCCCCTCATTGCAAAGGTGATGCAATGGAGTCCAGACAGGGAGCGTACAATCAGGGAGTTGCAGGAAGTACTTGACGGCAGCACCATTCGCGGCCCTCCGACAAATCTGGAGTTTTTGCGACAGCTTGCCCGTGACGAGACGTTCCTCAACGGGCAAACTACTACGCAGTTCCTAGAAGCCTTCAAGCCCAACTTCTCCGGGATAGAAGTCATATCCGGGGGCTCCTACACCCTCGTGCAAGACTACCCCGGCAGACCGACCGTCGGGCATGGCTTCGGCCACGCAGGGCCCATGGACCCCATCGCCCTCCAGGCCGCCAACATACTTGCTGGCAATCCGGTTGGCACAGAGGGCTTAGAGATAACTCTCACCGGCCCGGAGTTGCTTTTTgtcagcgacgccatcgtgGCTCTGTGCGGACCGGTGATTCCCGCTCAGCTTGACGGACAAGACTTCCCGCGCTGGACTCGCTCATTGATCCGCGCAGGACAGAGGCTGACGATGGGAAGGATGTCTTCGGGCTGCAGAGTCTATCTGGCAGTGCATGGAGGCTTCACCAATGTGGCCGTATGGCTTGGGAGTAAGTCAACGAACCCCATGACCGGCATCGGCGGGTACCAGGGCCGCCCACTCCGTACTGGAGACTTTCTCGCAACCCTGGATTCAGGGAACCTACCCAAAGTCGAACAGAAGGGCATCCCAGGGCACCTCGTACCCAGTTACACAAACGCCCCCTGCTGGCATATCCAGGTCATGCCCGGGCCGTACGAGACGGGGTACCTGTCGGAGCGAGGCCTCGAGGAGTTTTACGAGACACCGTGGGAGGTAAGCCACAATGCCGCCCGGGGCGGGATACGACTCATCGGTCCGCGGCCTCACTTCGCCCGTACagacggcggggacggcggcgcgcacccgAGCAACGTGATCGAGTACGGGTACCCGATCGGGGGCATCAACtggacgggcgacgaggccgtcatctTCCCCGTCGACTGCCCGGACTTTGGGGGCTTCATATGCAGCGCGACGGTCGTCAATGCGGACATGTGGAAGCTCGGGCAGCTGCGGCCGGGAGACGTGGTGAGGTTCGAGAGGACGAGCTTGGATGACGCActcgagcagcggcgacggcaggaTGAATACCTGCGCCAGCTGGAACGCGGCCTCGAGACAGGCTGGGAGGGTTGCAAAGAGTTTGACACCGGCGCGATAGGTGCAAGCTCCACGAATTCCGGGTCCGACGTTGTCAAGGAATTGCaggcgacctcgtcaaggccCAACGTCACGTACCGCTGTGGCGGAGACGACTATCTCCTTGTCGACTATGGAGATGGACGATTTGATCTGAACCACAAGTGTAGAGCCACCGCCCTGCAGAAGCTCATCGAACAAACCGACGGCCTTGTGTCCCTATACGacccggccggcgtcggAGCCATCGTCAACATGGTCGGCTGCGGCAACTCACTTGCCATCACCTACAACGGCCTGAAGCTGCCCCGCGACCTCCTGGTAGACACCCTGGTCAAACTGGAGGACGGCCTGGGGGACATGCGGCACGCCAAGCTACCGAACCGCCGCTTCCGTCTCCCCGTCACGTTCACGCACAGGAAGCTCGGCGAGTGCATCGAGCGGTACACGGCCAACcagcgctcgctcgccagcTACCTCCCCGACCCATTCGCCTTTCTCGCCGAAGCCAACGACATGACGCCCACCGAGCTCAAACAAACCTTGCTGAGCCTCGAGTCCATCATCATTGGCGTCGGGTTCTTcatggcgctgccgctgtgcCTCCCCGTCGAcccgcgccaccgcctccgctcGCCCAAGATGAACCCAAGCAGGACGTACACGCCCGAAGGGACGTTCTCCTGGGGGGGCAGCTGCATCGCCGTGTACCCCGTCGACTGTCCCGGCGGGTACATGCCGCTGGGGATGACGATCCCGGGGCTGGACCTGTACGGCGCGAAGAAGGGGTTCAGGCCGCAGACGCCGTGGATGTTTGACAGCATGGACGTCGTGTGCTTCTATgaggtgggcgaggacgagtacGACGCCAAGATGGCGCAGTTCAGGGCGGGCATGTACGAGTTCGAGGTCGAGCAGAGCGTGTTTGACATGGCGGAGCATAATcggctgctcgaggacaccgccgccgaggctaGGCGGGTCGCGAGCTCGAGAGCGGTGGCGCAAGAGCAGATGGCTCACCGCGAAGAGGAGTGTCTTGCCAAGTGGCGTGAACAAAAAGATGCGGATCGTTTGCAGATGAATCCTGCTGTCTCTCTCGAGAATG ATCCGAATCTCCAGATAATAAGGGCGCCAATGACCGCCAACGTCTGGAAGGTGTTGGTCGAGGAGGGAcagacgctcgccgccggtcaGGTGGTGGCTATCCTGGAGGCCATGAAGATGGAGGTCAACGTGCATGCTGACCAGAAATTGGTCGCGGGGACGGTGTCGAAGGTCTTGGTAGCGCCAGGGGACATTGTCGAAGGTGGACGTCCAATGATGCTGGTACAGAGGCAGCAAGCTTAG
- a CDS encoding uncharacterized protein (COG:S~EggNog:ENOG503NZ3Y), translating to MTQFNGKVLINCDMGEAYGNYACGPDDDILPLIDIANVACGFHAGDPCIMAKTVAQCKIHGVKVGAHPGLPDIQGFGRREMQLTPEEHTANMVYQIGALQAFLDREQLAMHHVKPHGVLYGMMARNVDVARAVWAGVPKGMRVFGLAGTPMETAALEAGLEFWAEYYADVKYRADGSLVTGRRRDTWGMEDVRAHLRLQLERGQVTAVDTGEVVALPSVKDYPVSVCCHSDSPGCLDIIRTARGVVDEVNKAVTGSS from the exons ATGACTCAGTTCAACGGCAAAGTACTCATCAATTGCGACATGGGCGAAGCGTACGGCAACTATGCCTGCGGCCCCGACGATGACATCCTGCCCCTGATTGACATCGCCAATGTTGCGTGTGGCTTCCA TGCTGGCGACCCCTGCATCATGGCCAAGACAGTCGCGCAGTGCAAGATCcacggcgtcaaggtcggcgCTCACCCTGGCCTCCCCGACATCCAGGGCTTCGGCCGGCGCGAGATGCAACTCACGCCTGAAGAGCACACAGCCAACATGGTCTACCAGATCGGCGCCCTGCAGGCGTTTCTCGaccgcgagcagctcgccatgCACCACGTCAAGCCCCACGGCGTGCTGTACGGCATGATGGCGCGCAACGTGGACGTCGCGCGGGCCgtgtgggcgggcgtcccCAAGGGCATGCGCGTGTTCGGCCTGGCCGGGACGCCcatggagacggcggcgctcgaggccgggCTCGAGTTCTGGGCCGAGTACTATGCCGACGTCAAGTACCGCGCCGACGGGAGCCTGGTCACGGGCCGGCGGAGGGACACCTGGGGGATGGAGGACGTGCGGGCACACCTCCGGCTGCAGCTCGAGCGGGGGCAGGTGACGGCAGTGGACACGGGCGAGGTGGTCGCCTTGCCCTCGGTCAAGGACTACCCCGTCTCCGTGTGCTGCCACTCCGACTCGCCGGGGTGCCTAGATATCATccggacggcgaggggggtggtggacgaggtgAACAAGGCGGTTACGGGATCATCGTAG
- the LAP4 gene encoding Aminopeptidase I (COG:E~MEROPS:MER0001255~EggNog:ENOG503NVRC) — protein MTRRAPSTASPFESVLSLRQQPLSDMSASDASSPTPTAAAAMPATSPSSAPSSSSSSPSRTKNFILADMEGRAPRDNRVCARCITKLAPGEIGQVNWHLPEDQPCRLCQVARCEPEAFTKPFCDFLQENPTVFHTVDYFKRKLNHAGFQELPARDSWADKVRPGGKYWVSRNGSSLVAFAVGRDYKAGNGAAMIGGHIDALTARLKPVSTRPSKAGYLQLGVAPYAGGLNQTWWDRDLCIGGRVVVRDAATGKTSSRLVRVDWPVAKIPTLAPHFGVGMFGQNNKETQAVPVIGLESAASDASDAAEPLGPPGAFVNSQPPRLVRLICKQLGVRDYASVLNWELELYDSQPAQTCGIDREFITGGRIDDKLCSWPALMALIASAADASDDDHHHAADRSRDGYIKVVALFDDEEIGSLLRQGAKSNFLPLVVERAVEALNPSSYGPGLLGQTYARSFLLSADVTHAGNPNFLESYLGGHVPRLNVGVTICGDSNGHMTTDAVSTAILRRAAELCGAATQDFQIRNDSRSGGTIGPSLSSMMGVRAADAGIPQLSMHSIRATTGALDPGLGFKFFKGFLDNWEKIDGEWEH, from the exons ATGACGAGACGCGCGCCCTCTACCGCCAGCCCCTTCGAATCCGTGCTCTCcctgcgccagcagccgctgtCTGACATGAGTGCCAGcgacgcctcctcgccgacacctaccgccgccgccgccatgcccgccacGAGCCCCTCGTctgcgccgtcatcgtcgtcgtcgtcgccctcgcgcacAAAAAActtcatcctcgccgacatggagGGCCGCGCGCCCAGGGACAACCGCGTCTGCGCCCGCTGCATCACCAAGCTCGCCCCCGGCGAGATCGGCCAGGTCAACTGGCACCTCCCCGAGGACCAGCCCTGCCGCCTGTGCCAGGTCGCCCGCTGCGAGCCCGAGGCCTTCACCAAGCCCTTTTGCGACTTCTTGCAGGAGAACCCGACCGTCTTCCACACCGTCGACTACTTTAAGCGCAAGCTCAACCACGCGGGCTTCCAGGAG CTCCCCGCCCGCGACTCCTGGGCCGACAAGGTCCGGCCCGGCGGCAAGTACTGGGTCTCGCGCAACGGCAGCtcgctcgtcgccttcgccgtcggccgggACTACAAGGCGGGCAACGGCGCGGCCATGATCGGCGGACACATCGACGCCCTCACGGCGCGCCTCAAGCCCGTCAGCACGCGGCCCTCCAAGGCCGGCTacctgcagctcggcgtcgcgccctacgccggcggcctcaaCCAGACGTGGTGGGACCGCGACCTCTGcatcggcgggcgcgtcgtcgtccgcgacgccgccaccggcaagacgtcgtcgcgcctcgtccgcgtcgaCTGGCCCGTCGCCAAGATCCCCACCCTCGCGCCGCACTTTGGCGTCGGCATGTTTGGCCAGAACAACAAGGAGACGCAGGCCGTgcccgtcatcggcctcgagaGCGCCGCGTCCGACGCGTCCGACGCCGCAGAGCCGCTcggcccgcccggcgccTTCGTCAACTCGCAGcccccgcgcctcgtccgcctcatCTGCaagcagctcggcgtcaGGGACTACGCCTCGGTCCTCAACTGGGAGCTCGAGCTGTACGACTCGCAGCCCGCCCAGACGTGCGGCATCGACCGCGAGTTCATCaccggcggccgcatcgacgacaagctGTGCTCGTGGCCCGCCCTCATGGCCCTCatcgcgtccgccgccgacgcctctgacgacgaccaccaccacgccgccgaccgatCCCGCGACGGCTACATCAAggtcgtcgccctcttcgacgacgaggaaatCGGCTCGCTCCTCCGCCAGGGCGCCAAGAGCAActtcctccccctcgtcgtcgagcgcgccgtcgaggccctcaacCCATCCTCCTACGGCcccggcctgctcggccagACCTACGCgcgctccttcctcctcAGCGCCGACGTCACCCACGCCGGCAACCCCAACTTCCTCGAGTCGtacctcggcggccacgtgCCCCGCCTCAAcgtcggcgtcaccatcTGCGGCGACAGCAACGGCCACATGACCACCGACGCCGTCTCCACGGCCatcctccgccgcgccgccgagctctgcggcgccgccacccaggACTTCCAGATCCGCAACGActcgcgcagcggcggcaccatcggcccctccctctccagCATGATgggcgtgcgcgccgccgacgcgggcatCCCCCAGCTCAGCATGCACTCCATCcgcgccaccaccggcgccctcgacccgGGCCTTGGCTTCAAGTTCTTCAAGGGCTTCCTTGACAACTGGGAGAAGATTGACGGCGAGTGGGAGCACTAG
- a CDS encoding uncharacterized protein (EggNog:ENOG503P7HM~SECRETED:SignalP(1-16~SECRETED:cutsite=AAA-SP~SECRETED:prob=0.4550)) — protein MIASALTLGLVGLAAASPIAERQVTPHYPETANSKGFHLVVNVTDPSRDFHPSIQNTYIVSIHTGAGLALVGNVPTADNARIFYQNGTAEDKRYGRSNVITDGGTPPFPSGLKLTKDQGSDTLSTANLNAGLGTPGVGIASFPSPYAFLTPETWIACNESLPYYQGRHYVVFKQAATTVDKDGKSHDNVPPGCAPVRLLPECTPLNDLPPGSSASHQFAMEDRCYKDVKSIKWSEYGP, from the coding sequence ATGATCGCCTCCGCCCTCACCCTCGGCCTggtcggcctggccgccgcgtcgcccatcGCCGAGCGCCAGGTGACACCGCACTACCCCGAGACGGCCAACTCCAAGGGCTtccacctcgtcgtcaacgtcacAGACCCGTCGCGCGACTTCCACCCGTCCATCCAGAACACGTACATTGTCAGCATCCACACGGGCGCGgggctcgccctcgtcggcaacgtcCCCACGGCGGACAACGCGCGCATCTTCTACCAAAACGGCACGGCCGAGGACAAGCGCTACGGCCGGTCCAACGTCAtcaccgacggcggcacgccgccctTCCCCTCGGGCCTCAAGCTCACAAAGGACCAGGGCTCCGACACGCTCTCGACGGCCAACCTCAACGCCGGGCTCGGCACCCCCGGCGTGGGCATCGCCAGCTTCCCCAGCCCCTACGCCTTCCTGACCCCGGAGACGTGGATCGCCTGCAACGAGAGCCTGCCGTACTACCAGGGGCGGCACTACGTCGTCTTCAAGCaggccgcgacgacggtcgacaaggacggcaagtCGCACGACAACGTGCCCCCGGGGTGCGCGCCCGTGCGCCTGTTGCCCGAGTGCACGCCGCTCAACGACCTGCCCCCGGGCTCCTCCGCGAGCCACCAGTTTGCCATGGAGGACCGCTGCTACAAGGACGTCAAGTCCATCAAGTGGAGCGAGTACGGGCCctga